A segment of the Tistrella bauzanensis genome:
TGTGCGGCGCGCGGCGGAGCTGGACGATGTGGTCTTGCGCAACGCCCGGATCGACGTGCATCCCAAGGCGCGCGCACTGGTGAAGATGCAGGGAGACACTTTGCGCTTCGTCATCGATCGCGCCCAGCCGGAGGCAGAGCGGAACCGCGACGCCGCGATGGTGGTCGGGCATTTCACGATGACGGCGACGGTGGATGCCCCACAGAGCCTGATCGACATGCCGGATATCACCGACGTCGCCCCGGGCGACGATATGCGGCGGATCGTTCTCATCACCGGCCAGTACGATGTGAGCTTCACCAACATTCCCGACGACGCGGATGACGACGCCGTCGGCCTGTTCATCGGCCTGGTCGGCAAATTCGCGGTCTATCCCTATTTCCGCAATCTGGTGTCGCAGGCGGCCGGCATGACCCATCTGGATCTGCCGATCCTGCCGGTGCTGCGCGACCCACAGGACCGCCCACACCAGGCCGCAGCCCCTGCCGCCGACACCACAGCCGCGCCGACCAAGGCCCGAAAACGCCGCAAGCCCGCTGAGGCCGCCAACAAGGCCCGCTAAGGCCGCCAACAAGAATTGACGGTCCGCGGGCTTGGACGGGTCAGGTGGTTGCCAGAGATGGCGGTTGCCGGAGGTCAGGCCGAGGTATCCACCCGGCTGCCGGGGTTGGCGTCACCGGCGGGGGCGGCGCCCTCTTTCGGCCCGCCGCGCGACACCGACACCATCGCCGGGCGCAGCAGGCGATCGGCGATGACATAGCCGGTCTGCAGCACCTGCACCACGGTGCCCGACGGCTTCGTCTTATCCTCGACCTCCATCATCGCCTGATGCAGCTTGCTGTCGAAGCGCTCGCCGGCCGGATCGACCCGGCGGATGCCATGGGTTTCCAGTGTCTGGCGGAAGCTCTGCAAGGTCATGTCGATGCCCTGAGCCAACTGGTCGACCAGCGGGTCGGCGCCGCGCTTGTCG
Coding sequences within it:
- the grpE gene encoding nucleotide exchange factor GrpE — protein: MSDQKQAPEATEITGAEAPEMPETEAAEAPEARIAALEAELAQARDQHLRTLADMENLRRRAQREVEDAGKYAVTRFARDVLSVSDNLERAALAVPADKRGADPLVDQLAQGIDMTLQSFRQTLETHGIRRVDPAGERFDSKLHQAMMEVEDKTKPSGTVVQVLQTGYVIADRLLRPAMVSVSRGGPKEGAAPAGDANPGSRVDTSA